A window of Natronococcus sp. CG52 genomic DNA:
CCAGACGAAGCGGACCGTTCGCTCGAGCGTCGCGTACATGGGATCGATATCGTCGGGAGCGTTCATTTCGTCGTCCCCTGCATTTCGACCGCTTTTACGAGGTGATTCTGTATGAGCAGGAAGACCAGGAGCAGCGGCAGCGATGCAACGACCGCCGAAGCCATTTCGATTCCCGGTTCGGTAGTGCCCATTCCCTCCTGGACCGTCACGATTCCGATCGGGAGCGTGTACATCCCCTCGCTTTGAAGGATGACGAGCGGCCAGAGAAATGCGTTCCACGTCCAGACGAAGATAAACAGCCCGAGTGAAGCGAGTGCGGAACGCATCATCGGTAAGATGATAGTCGTGAAGGTTCGGATTCGAGAAAACCCGTCGAGTCGGGCTGCTTCCTCGACCTCGACGGGGATATCCTTGAAGAACTGGACGAGCATGAACACGCCCAGCGGACCGGCCGCGGCCGGAAGAACGACACCCCACAAGGAGTTGATGAGGCCGAGTTCGTTCACGATCACGTAGACGGGAACGAGATTCACGATTGTGGGCACCATGAAACTCGCCACGATCAGCGAAAAGAGAACGGAGCGACCCGGCCACTCGAGTCGGGTGAGCGAGTAGGCGATCATGGCGTCGATCAACAGCACGATGACAGTAGTTACCAGCGCCAGAATGAACGTGTTGATGGTCCACTGGACGATCAGCGTGCCCTCGAAGAGCACTTCGTACCACTGGAACGTGATGTCTCTCGGAATCAAGTGCGGCGTACTGGAGTAAATTTGTCCGCGGGGCATAACCGACGTCGCGAACATCCACCAATACGGGATAACAAACAGGAACGCCGCTCCGTACACGGCGGCGTATACGCCGACCGTTCGAAGATCCGCGTCAAACGATACACCCTCTATCAACCGTCGCGATCGTGTACTCATTCTTTGGTTCCTCCTAGCAGGTAGTAGCTGACCGACGATACGGCGACCAAGATGAGAAACAGAACGTACCCGATTGCGGCTGCGTAACCGAACTCCCGACCAGCAAAGGCCGTGTTGTACAGGTACACGACGATCGTGGTCGTCTGGAAACTCGGTCCACCGTCGGTCATGATGAACGGCTGGCCGAACACCTGGAACGAAGTGATGAACGAGACGATTACGACGAAGATGAGGGGGTTCTTCATCTGAGGAATCGTGATATCTCGCATCATTCGCCACGAACTGGCCCCGTCTAGTTTCGCAGCCTCGTAGAGCCTGTTCGAGACGTTCTGGCGCGCTGCCAGCAAGATGATGAAGTTGAACGCGATCGTCCACCAAACCGTCGCGATGGCTATCGCCGGCATTGCGAGCGTGTG
This region includes:
- a CDS encoding carbohydrate ABC transporter permease gives rise to the protein MSTRSRRLIEGVSFDADLRTVGVYAAVYGAAFLFVIPYWWMFATSVMPRGQIYSSTPHLIPRDITFQWYEVLFEGTLIVQWTINTFILALVTTVIVLLIDAMIAYSLTRLEWPGRSVLFSLIVASFMVPTIVNLVPVYVIVNELGLINSLWGVVLPAAAGPLGVFMLVQFFKDIPVEVEEAARLDGFSRIRTFTTIILPMMRSALASLGLFIFVWTWNAFLWPLVILQSEGMYTLPIGIVTVQEGMGTTEPGIEMASAVVASLPLLLVFLLIQNHLVKAVEMQGTTK